The DNA sequence TTCGGCTTTTTTGGCTTTTTTTATTTAAGAGGTGTTATGAAAACAGCTATTATAGGCGCGGGAACAATTATTTTTCAGGATGAAGGGGTTGGCGTATATGCCAGTAAATATATAGAACAAAATTATACATTTCTTGATGATGTGACATTAGTCGATGGCGGAGTATTAGGTTTTGGGTTAATGCCATACTATCAAGAGTACGATAAAGTGATTATTTTAGATACTCTGACTATAGATGACAGTGTGGGTTCTATTTATAATCTTCCTTCAGAAGAGTTACTGGGGCTTGGAAGTTACAAACAAACTGCACATGAAGTTGAGATCGTAGAGATGCTGGAAATTTGTTCTCTTTTAGAAAAGATGGCAGATGTAAATATCATTGGAATAGTTCCAAAAGATATCATTACAGTCGGCGTTGGATTAACAGATGAGCTAAAAGAAAAGTTCGATGCATTTATAAGTGCAGCTATGGATGAAGTAGAAAGAAACGGGATATCGTATAGAAAAAATGATACACTTGTTTCACTAGAAACAATTTTAGAAAATTATGCAAATCCAAAAAGTGAACAGATATGATAAAACAACTCATAAAATATAATAGCAATACAACATATTTTGCAGGTTTTTTACAAAGCTTGATAGAAGAAAGTGGTATAAGCGGTAGTGTTTCTCAAGATGAGCACTATATTACATTGAAATTAGATGCTACACAGCAAAATGAGGCAGAGAGATTTGACAGACTATGTGCAAAATATCTGCCGCATTCTATTTTTCTAGATGAGATCGAAACAAAGCCGTTGGAGTTTGAGATTACACCATCAGGCTTTATAGCTAAAAACTTTGAGATAGCTCCATGTCCTAAATGTTTGGAACTGCTGACAAATCCTTCTAGTGAGTTATACTTAGATGATAATATAGTGTGTAATCATTATAGTAATGAAGGTCTTAAAGTAGATGACTACACAACTTATACACCCCATTATACAGACCAAAATACACTCTTAGTCGTTGATTCTTCAAAAATTAATGAGCTTTTCTATATTACACAAAAAGAGCAAGAAGTCCTTTTTAGTATAGAAAAACCGACTATTAAAGTAACGATCAAAGATGAAGTTCTCAAAGAGTTAACTGGAAAAAACTTTATTAACATCAAAGCACCTTATAGTTTAAAAAGCACATTGGTAGCATTAAATGCAAAAGAGAGTGATGTCGGGTATCTGTTTTTTGATGAACAGAAACCTTTAAGAGCAGTTATTGTGCAAGATAATGTAACTATCATTCAAGATGCCAAAGGTGTAACGAAAAGTCTAGAAACATTAGATGAAGAGAGTGTAATCAACAGATTTTTAAACATTAAAAAAGAAGCAGGTTTTACTAAAGCTGCTATCGGGGCTAATCTCTCAACACATGGAATCTCTTTTTTAGTCTCAAATGAATTGGGAGCTAAAAAGGTATTATCTCTTGGAAAGTTCGATCTTCAAAAAACCTTGCTAAAGATGAAAGAAGATCCAAAGCGTGTAAAACTGCTTGAGAATTTTGCAAATCAAAAAGAAAATTATGCAGCTTTTGAACAGATGCATTCAACAGATCTATTTGCAGTATTATGTGTGATTTTAGAGTTAAGAGAACATAGTTTTGAGGCACTAAGTGACAAAGCATTAGAATTTAGAGGCAACGGCGGACTGAAAATTGATATGTTCTTTAACGAGCAAGGTTTTGATTACGAATCATTTTTAGGTTCCGTTATAAGTTTTTATCTGGCTGAAACAGATGTGCACTATCTTGCTTATTCTATTTTTGAAGCGTTTGCAGATATGGCTATAAGCACACTTACACAACTGCAAAAAAAATTTCATATAGATAATTTTGTGATGATGGGAGATATGTTTGCAAACAGTGTCCTTTATAGTCGCATGCTCTCAAAGTTTCAGATGCAAAAACCTTACTTTTCAAAAGCAATAGCATTAGATGAATAATTGATGCTCATCAGAATCAAGAAATTGTTTAAC is a window from the Sulfurimonas sp. C5 genome containing:
- a CDS encoding HyaD/HybD family hydrogenase maturation endopeptidase, coding for MKTAIIGAGTIIFQDEGVGVYASKYIEQNYTFLDDVTLVDGGVLGFGLMPYYQEYDKVIILDTLTIDDSVGSIYNLPSEELLGLGSYKQTAHEVEIVEMLEICSLLEKMADVNIIGIVPKDIITVGVGLTDELKEKFDAFISAAMDEVERNGISYRKNDTLVSLETILENYANPKSEQI
- a CDS encoding hydrogenase, which codes for MIKQLIKYNSNTTYFAGFLQSLIEESGISGSVSQDEHYITLKLDATQQNEAERFDRLCAKYLPHSIFLDEIETKPLEFEITPSGFIAKNFEIAPCPKCLELLTNPSSELYLDDNIVCNHYSNEGLKVDDYTTYTPHYTDQNTLLVVDSSKINELFYITQKEQEVLFSIEKPTIKVTIKDEVLKELTGKNFINIKAPYSLKSTLVALNAKESDVGYLFFDEQKPLRAVIVQDNVTIIQDAKGVTKSLETLDEESVINRFLNIKKEAGFTKAAIGANLSTHGISFLVSNELGAKKVLSLGKFDLQKTLLKMKEDPKRVKLLENFANQKENYAAFEQMHSTDLFAVLCVILELREHSFEALSDKALEFRGNGGLKIDMFFNEQGFDYESFLGSVISFYLAETDVHYLAYSIFEAFADMAISTLTQLQKKFHIDNFVMMGDMFANSVLYSRMLSKFQMQKPYFSKAIALDE